One Arachis hypogaea cultivar Tifrunner chromosome 2, arahy.Tifrunner.gnm2.J5K5, whole genome shotgun sequence genomic window, tataataaattaataattaactttAGATACATGTTATGATTTTTCATTTCTAATTCTCATTTGATTCTATTTACAGCAGGTAATATCTCAAACAAGGCAAAACAGAAGGATTTGTCGGAGAAAATATCGGCGGCAAGGAATGAGAAAGGAGCAGAGGGGAACCCACATGTATCAGGGTTTAAGTTGACTAGGCTACCTTAAAACTTTGCAAAGAAATCCCCTATTCCATCTCCTCTATCAACCCCAAGAAGCAACACTATTGAGCACACTAACTATGAATCATCAAACATTTCGTTGGAAACAACGGTTCAACCAGCGCAAGAAACCCTGGAAGAAATGAAACTTGCCGAGTTGAAAAAACTGGCCAAGTCAAGGGGAATAAAAGGTTCCTCTAAGCTTAAGAAGATCGAACTTATCAAAGTACTTGGATCCTAGACCTAATCCTAGTTTTCCTTGTGATGACTCTAACTACCATCAAATTGTACAAATGTATGGAACTATGGATTATATGAAACTCAGATTTCATAGATTTTATGCAAATCAACATGGTATGCTGAACCGCTAGAAGTCATAGAACGGTTCAAACACAATGCTTTTGTAGCTATAACAAGCGGTAACAGATATAACAACATTAACAAAATTAAGTCCCTTCCGAAAATGACaccctaaattaaataaaaacaataccGACATTGTATTAACTCAAAATGAAACAAATATCTTGCTTCATAAAATTGGGCAAAATCCCATCAAAACTTGAAGAAAACCAAATGAAATAGTTGCATGTTGCTGACTaccattccaaaaaaaaaaactaaaatagtgCTGTCTAGGATACAATTTGTTGGGACTTGTTAAGAATAACTCTTTCGTACTTAACTTGAAACCACTTCattgcatcttctttggtgaccCTGTGTTGAATTCCAACATGGGACTTTCGTCTCCTCCGCCTACCCACACGGTATCCAGCACGCTCTAAGGCGACAAAGAAATCCATGCCGTAGATCCCAGTAGAAGGATCATACCTGAAGCAAAATAACATAACATTAGCATAACACcacaactaaaaattattttcatatatttAGCTATTTATGCTGTAAAAGATTGTAGGTGGTGCATGTGGCATCTTAATTCTTAAAGCTTTCTCTTTTACTTGTACAATATCAAGCATTTATTTTTCACACTTGTTATCTATACCAGCAGCTTCTGCTTAATTTCGTAATTGATGGTTTAATTTGTTTGGTCTTTGTATTATTATTGCAGTAGATTTATACCTTTTTATTTGCTACATATTGTGTTTATTTGCATCCCAATTAGCTCAAACAGAGTTTTCCGGAATCCCTCATATGTTTGTGTACTTTTAAGATACCTTGTATTTGAATTTGAGGCCATGATAGAATATAGTTTCAGTTGTCCTGAAACTCTCTTCTATGGCTTTTGTTTGACATATCGCTTTGTTCATTTTTGGAGCAAGATAGCTCTGGCAGTTGTGACATTGATTTCAGGTTCTGCACAATTGGGCAAAATAGTGGTGCTATTATTTGTGGGCACACACAACTTGAGGAAAAACATTCTTTATCTAGACTTGCAGAAAGGGACAGCAGCCCCATGTTGATGATGGTTGGTGTACATAATTTGTTGAGTGGAGAACCATAATATCTGGCTTTGGTCCAATTTCATGTTCTGTGCTATACTGTCTTGGACGGTTGGATATAAGCTGTCTCTCCTACTTTCATTTAAATGAACTTGAACATCGATTCTTGTTCCAAATTAGATTGGAATTctgataaaataatattattagtcAAGCTTAATATCTTAAGGTTTCAAATAGTATAATGTAATAACTATCCAACACTGCAAGTTGCTTAACATAGTGATCAAGATAGATAGCAAAAGAATACAATGTGTATAGTGTGATCTTTATgcatgggagagagagagagcataAAGAATAATTTGATGAAATAGTGATGGAAAAGACACGGCCAAGATATTCCTATTGACTGCTGTTAGTTATAAATGCGGCTTTGTCCAATTAAGGTGCTGATTTGCAAGGAAGGAGGAATAGTCAGTGGAGTGGATTGGTCACTGCACGTGATCTGCACGCAGCTTTGTTAGAACTTTGCACTTTCCTATGTGTTTATTCCATGATTATGATTGTTGggtccatttttattttacttttgaaaTAGTTTAGCCATGTAGAATGATCTTATTTGGTCTCAAACTCTCAATGGTGCATTCGCTTGTTATGAACAGATAATACCCTCTTGCAAGTTGCAAAGCCTATAAGAAGAAAGGTGTTGCGATTTTTAGCCACAGAGTCTGCGCTTGCTTGCACGCGTTACAGATCACAGAAAATTGTGGACCAGCTATTTTACCCGTGGGaaagaataagtaaataaataaataaaaagagtataaaGTATAATATATGTATGTTCATTTAAGAAATGGAGTGGGGGTCTGTGAACTGTGATTTAATACCAGATGTGTTTGAGAATTGATTTTTtccaattatttttttctttttctggggAAGATGGATGTGGTTGCTTTTCATTTCTATAGCGTTCTTGGCTTCTCTTTCTTCACGAGTTTCTCTTTGAGCAAACACTGCTATTTAGCTGGTACTTCAACTTCCTTTTCTTGTTCTGTTCTGAGAGAGTGAGGTAATaaagatttctaaaaatcttatTTGATTGCTGTTTTTCTTGGATTCATTTCATTCATTCACCTTTTCTGATTTCTTATGCTTTTAATATTAGTCCAACAAATCATCAACCTCTTGGTAGCTTAACTTCATTCTTAAATGGCACTTATAAATTGGTAGAAGAGTTCACTTCACAACAAATTTTTGGGAAGAATAATTTCGTATGGCTTTCTGCGACATAATGAGCAAAATTTTCATCTTATTTGTTCTTCAATACATAACTTGATGCAATTTGGGGTAGTGATATATTGATAATATTCCCTGATATTGTGCGGACTAAGTTCTGAGGATAATACTATGATGCACCTTGTTAAAATGTGGCAGAGGTTCAAGTTCAACCTTCACCCTTTGCGTTCAAAATGGCTGTCTCTCCATTTACCAATTCAAAGATTATAAGATCTAAAGGAGACATCGAGAAATTCAAACAAGTAGAAAAATTGAAGACAATAGATCTAAATCATTCAAGGCTGAGAAAATAGAGTCACCACATCATGAAGAGATAATGGATCTACTCGAAAGGATACGGATTTCAATATCAAAGGGTAAATCACAATACAAGGATAAGCCCTCAACCGAATATGATCAAGATATTCTTGGTGAACCAAAGAAACAAGTGAAAGGTATTGCCTTGGTTATAATGGCAGATCTTcatatattttaagaaaataccTAAGTTTATTTTATTGTACTTTTGCATATATACTGAGGTTATCTATATTTTTCAATACTAATCAAACTGAAGAACaatcaccaagaacaaatttgCCATGCAAAAAGTAGCATGTCGTTGTCAATTAACTGCTCAAACTTCCATTACGAATCCTCTTAAATTGTTGAAACTAAACAAGCTTCCATCGATAcgtcaacaaaattttaaaactcaATACCAAGACTACAaaatactaaatatgtatgtttcCCAAAGAAATAATCCCAGAAGAAAAATTGCTCAGGAAGCAAAGAAAACATAGAAACAAAATTCTAAACTCGATGCCTAGTCCCAGCCAGTGGGAGCAACACCTCCAGGTTCATGAACGGATGCCTGTGGGGCTGGAACTGGCTCCCAATCACCTGCAGCTGCGGATACAAAAGAACTTGGGTCAAATAAACTGCCATCACAGTTTTCGACAGAACTATGTTAAGGCGCACAGATTTTCTTGCATATCGAGGGAGAATGATTCAACACAACAACCCAGAATTATTTGACTAGAACATATTAGAAGCAAATACGACAATTATGTTGCATCAAATTTAACAGATCCAGAGTGGAAATAATTATTCTTACCGGCGTCTGGGGCCCAGTTAGTAGGAGCAGCTGCAATGGGTTGCTGAAGAACTGGTTCAGTTCAGGATTGTTCAGCTGTAACAGCCCCCATTCCCCATCAGCTGCGGGGAAGCAGCAGCACCAAAATCTTGAATGGCATATTTTGGGGTAGCTGGtaattcctcctcctcttgttgcttgGCCTCTTCAGGTTCTCTATAGAAGAATAAATCCATCTACACATGAAAAGTTGACAAATTTAGCTAAGGTTCAAAGGAAACCACATAATAAGACTACTATCTTTtgttaaaatatgaaattttttacaCCTGTATGTATAGCAAGAAAGATTGTTCTAAATAAGTGCATACGAGATCAGACACTTACAATGCAGACATTGGAAAACACAATAAATCTAAAAGTGCTACAAAATAATAATAGTTCAATCCGTTAAGAGCAAAAATTAGTTTACCATCACGTCCCACTTAAGCCCCGGACGAATAGTACCCTTCATCTGCAGAACCATCCTTGCTAATAACCAAAACAGACAACCAATACTGTGCTTCCCCTTGTTATTGGCAGGAATGCCAACATCAACATAGCACATCGGAGAATCGGTATCACAGAAGGCAATGGTCGGAATATTTCCAAGAGCACCTTCCTTAATGGGCTAcacatatttttttgaaaaaaatagaaaaacaaacccAAGATGAGATCAATTAATAACAGAATTTCAAACTCCCACAAAAAATATATTGACAGTTAATAGTGAAACAAGTGAATAACATAAGTTGCACCTGATGATCAGTCCTTGGATCAGTCAGAATGAGTAGACGAGGCTCGTTATAGGATGTTTGCTTTTGATTAGTGAATGTTCCAGGAGTGTGCCTTCCAGCAATTGCATTCGCACCAGTGTATTGTGCAAACTTAAGGACAATTCTCTGACCATATGGCCTAGCAGACTGAACAATGATGTCCTGCGGGTTCTCGATAGCAACAATAATCCTAGCAACAAGTTGGAGCTTCTCCCATGTCTTACCAAGGTTAATTATGTAAATAACTGGGAACAAGGAATACGAAAAAtcaaccaaacataaaaatgcTTTCATAAGCTCTATCATAAAATTATGATAATAAGCTGTTTTGAACACAAAGGTGGTAATACAAAATACACTTACCCGTATCAAAATCCTGATAATTAAATTGACTCTTTGAATAGAAAACacgaaacaaataaagaaaaattgacaaaCCACTAGATTATAACAAatttataaaaagtatatatCAAAAAAGGAACCCTAGATACAGGAAAAGATAAATGTAAAAAAACCGAATACAAAATTCACAAAAGAGCAAGgaatatattacaaaaaaaactACGCACATCTGTGTTGTTTCCATTAGATTTCAAGAACTGAACTACTCACTACAGTTTGAGTAAATATGAAAAAATCCATATCAGAATAAACAATTtgagattgaaaagatataacaTTTTGCAAAATACCTTTCAAACTCGCCATAATCGACACACTCTTCAATAATATTCAGACTCAAAATCCaaaagaaaaaacgaaaaagatcACGAAGACTGACCATCATTTCGGCGTTTGAAGACGTAGCATTCCATCTGGAAGTCACAATTTTTGGTTCCGAGGTGGACCTCAGCAGCAAGCATCATCTGGATGTCCTGCTCCTTCTGTGACAGCTGGCGTGGCATTGTGTCAGTTGTGGCGGTGGCGGCGGAAGTGGCCATGGTTGCGGTGCAGATTTGCGCTCTTGAGAGATTTGGAGACAATGGAAGCTCCAACTCATAGCAGCTGCAGTATCAAACGAACTAGTTATTTGGAATGAAGGGTATTTTAAGGGGATCCGTTTCTGTTTCTCTAAACCCTAGTTTTGTTGTGAAATGACACCAAtgccctcttcttcctcctcgtaagcataaattataaattaaaattgagcTCTCCAAACTATTCAAATAACACTACTTAGATATGAATATGATATTAGTTAAAACTGTTTGGTCTAGTGAAACAGATCAAAGAATAAAGGAACTGGAAGCAGGGTAGTAAATTAGAGTCTAAATCATTAACCGATTCGGTTATATTCTGTTTTTATCCTTCTtctaagctatatatatataattgtattatGTGCCTCGCTCTTATATATTTATTTGGCCTAATTCATTCAGACTTAACTGCCAAGACAGTAATCACCACTCAATATCATATCTAATgtaatcaaatatttaaatagGAACAACTCTTCACTAGAATAAAAATGCAAATATTGTTTATCAAATTGTTTTGCAATGACTTTTAAAAAGAATGAAACCATTTGGACTTAGCATAATAAACATTTATCCAGAAACAAACACAGGCACCGATAAAGGCATAGTTTTGAAAATTAGGACGACCCAAAAAATTAGTCCAATTCAGAATATTAACTTAGGAATATAAATTACACAACCAGAAATTCATAATCGGAAtcagattaacctaactttagaTTAACTCAATATTAACTCAGAAATATTAATCAGAATCAGAAATCAAATTCATATCAACCTAACTCAGAAATATAAATTACACAACCAGAATCCAGAAATTCATAGTCAGAAAATCATTAACCTAATCAGAAATTCAGAAATTCGTTAACCAAATCAGAAATTCAGAAATTTGTTTCAGATATTCGTTAACCAAATCAGAAATTCATTAACCTAATCAGAAATTTAGAAATTCAGTAACCTAATCAGAAATTCAGCAACTCAAATCTCAAGAATCCAgaaaatcaaaacacaaaaattcagaTTAATAGGAATCTCATTAATTCAGAACACCCAAATTCGTTACCCTAATTTAGAAATCTAAATTCAGAAAAGGGGATAGAAGACCAGCGAAGACCAGGACTGACTTACCTGAACCTGATGGAGAAAAGGGGAAGCAAGACTAGCGTCCAACGAAGACCGGCAACACGAACAGGAGAAGATGACGACCACGACCAGAAAAGACGATGACGTTGCTGAGTCTGGGGTGGGAGTCGGCGCTGAGAGACCAGGGGGTGAAAGGCAGCGGCGACAAATTATTAAGGAAACAAATTATTAAGTGCCTTTTTCGTTATTGTACTTTTCTAATTCAATATAATTACCCGCACCAGGAAACAGCATACTACTAATTTGTGGCTCAGAAAAAAAATTTCAGGAAAATAGTATGATCTTTAATGATTTCTAAATGCCAAGATAGCTTAATTTTGAGGAACCATTGGGAACAATATATTCCAATTTCagaattacaagaaaaaaaacctatagagaaaataattaaagaacaaacgccaaaaaaaaaaagatctgtGCTCTAACTTGGATTAAAACATAATTTCAAATTACTAATTACATCACTCTCAAGGATTGAAACTTATGTATTACTTTCTTCCAACCACATGCAATCAATCACATTTTGCACTGCAAGGAAAATTACTAGTCTGCAAAATTAAGCTAGTTTTCAATAGAAAATCCAAAACTGAAGTAGAACCATTCATCTTCTAAACCTGCAACAACCTCAAACTCCTTATATCCTTCCAAACGTTTGTAAAAGGCCCTAGATTCCACTTAGTGAATCCTAACTGCaatcaaaactcataactaaCACTTACTACAACAAACAGAGAACCTGAAACTTGAGGCCTGAAACAGACTTAATCCTTGtactaaagttgctcaaccaataAATTAAGCACAATAAGAAGGTGAATCAGCTTTATGTTTAGTCGATTCATGTATCACCGTTTTGGGTTATAATTCAATATATAAATGGTGCAGCAAATCAGAATTTTTCATTCTAcaacatataaattattaatacagAATACCATAGCATAAACTCATCAACAAGCAACAACTAATAAAATCAGAATTCAGAattaatggaaaataaaaaaaattaaagtatgaaaaaaatgaaaaaaacagcCACCAATTATCAGAAATTCATAGAACAAAACATCCATTAACAAAAACAATAGCCACCaacttcaaaaaatcaaaatcaccatcaaattcatgaaaaaaaaagcaaaaacctaAACTAAAATCCCAAAATACAAGAAGAAAAGGAGAGAGTAGTGAATCTTACTAGGGATAAGAGAGAAATGGCTGAAGAGGTCAGAAACGCCGGTGAAGAGAAGAGCGGCGAACGACGGGAAGAGAGCAAACGGAACAGGGTGCACGGGGCGGTGCGGTGATGATGCAGTGTGGGCCGGCTGAAACGGACAGTGACGAGGCCGTGACGAT contains:
- the LOC112718526 gene encoding small ribosomal subunit protein uS2-like — protein: MATSAATATTDTMPRQLSQKEQDIQMMLAAEVHLGTKNCDFQMECYVFKRRNDVIYIINLGKTWEKLQLVARIIVAIENPQDIIVQSARPYGQRIVLKFAQYTGANAIAGRHTPGTFTNQKQTSYNEPRLLILTDPRTDHQPIKEGALGNIPTIAFCDTDSPMCYVDVGIPANNKGKHSIGCLFWLLARMVLQMKGTIRPGLKWDVMMDLFFYREPEEAKQQEEEELPATPKYAIQDFGAAASPQLMGNGGCYS